DNA from Amorphoplanes friuliensis DSM 7358:
GCTTGCCGTACTCCGGGGTGGCGACGCCCAGGAAGACGAGCGGGGTCGCCTGGTCACCACGGTCGGCCAGCGGCAGCAGGAACGGGACCGCCACGACGGCCAGGACGACGGCGGCGAGCGTCCGGTTGGCGCGGATGCCGCGGGCGCGCACGACGAGCCGGTCCCACCGGCCGCGCGCCCAGGTGGTGTCCCGGCCCAGCACGGCCAGCACAGCGGCGACACCGCCGAGCGGCACCAGCAGGGACCAGAAACCCGCGCGTACGGCGTTCTCCGCGAACGCCGCGCTCACCGGCGCGTCCGGCTCGGCGACGATCACCAGGCGTACGGCCAGCAGCGAGCCGACCTCGAGGAGGACCAGGGTCGCCAGCAGCACACCCGACGCGGGACCGGCGATGGTGCCCGGGTGCGGCCCGGGGGACGACCGGCGCAGCAGACCACGGCCGAGGTGGGCCAGGAGCACCAGCAGGGCCGAGGTGACGGCGAGCCACGGGCCGTTGAGTGATCCACTGAGGAGGAAACCGCCGGCGATGAGCGCGGGCGGACCGTAGAACGCGATTCTTTCCCGCATTCCGGCCCGTCGGCGCAACCGGCCGGTAATCGCGACCGTCACCATTCCGCACGCCCACAGAAGTCCTGCGAGAATCAGCAGATTTGTCCGGCCGGGACCCGTGACCAGCGCCGCCAACCGTCTCCGCCCTTTCACCGCACCGCGAAACAAATTCATCAGACGGCGCCGGGAATGGACAAATATGGTGTGGCGGCCCGTACGGAAATCCTCCGCCGCGGCGCGGGAATGCGTCAATCGCCCGCAGCGTGGTTATCCGGAACCGCTCGGATTAACCCGTACGTGTGGTCAGGACGGTAACGAGGCCGCGAGTTTTCGCAACTGGTCGGCGGCGCCGCTGGTCAGGGGGTCGCCGTGGCCGGGAAGGACCGTCTTGACCGGCAGGGCGGCCAGTTTGCGGATCGACGCTGCCGCCTGCCCTTCGTCCGCTGTGTAGCGAGGGTCGGACCCCGCCAGGCCGTCCGAGGTGCGCAGCGCGTCACCGGCCACCAGCACGCCGGTCGACGGATCGAAGACCGAGATGTGGCCGCTCGTGTGCCCCGGCGTGCCGATGATCTGGAGGCCGAAGACCTCGTCGCCGTCGTTCAGCGGCTTCAGGGGCTTGTCCGAGGTGATGGCGGCGACGTCGGCCGCACCGGCGTACAGGGTGGCGCCGACCTTGGGGGGAACGCCGGCCAGGCCGCCGGCGTGGTCGGGGTGCTGGTGGGTGAGGACGATGTGGCGGACGGCGTCCCAGCTGCTGCCGGCGCCTTTCAGGGCGGCTTCGATCGCATCGGCCGAGCCGCCGGTGCCGAGGTCCACGATCGCCACCTCACGGCCGCGGATCAGCAGGTAGGCCGAGACGAAGGTGAGATCGACCCGCTTCCAGTCCAGCGAGGACGGCGGGGAAGCGGAGGCAGGGGGAGTGGCGGGCGAGTCGGAGGTGCATCCCGTGACGGTGTTGAGCACGGTGACGCCGAGGACGCCGGCGCCGGCGGAGAGGAGGAGGCGGCGGCGGGTGACCAGGAAGTCCGTCATGCCGGTTGATTATCCGCCAGAACGGCCGCCTCGTCGTGCAGCGCGCGGACCATCGCGGCCGCCGCCGGGGACGGGTCCTGGGCGGTGACGGCGGCGCAGGACCGGCCGCCCCAGTCCGGATCGTCGACCTTCACCACCTTCACCCCCTCCGGTACGGACGCAGCAGCGATCCCCGGCAGCAGCGTGATGCCCAGCCCGGCCGCGACCAGGCCGAGACGGGTCGGCCATTCGCGGACGGCGTGGCCGGTGCGGGCGTCGCGGAGGGTCGGCCACGCCCCGAACTGCGGATCACCCTGTGCGCCCGTACCGATGATCCAGGTTTCTGATCGGAGGTCGGCGACCGTGACGCGGCGCCGACGGGCCAGGCGGTGGTTGGCGGCGACGGCGATGCGGAGGTCGTCGTCGAGGAGGCGGTGCCGGCGCAGGCCGGTCAGGTCGTAGTCCTGGAGGCCGTGGCCGACGCCGATCACCGCGACCTCGAGGCGGCCCGACCGGAGCCTCGACAGCAGGGCCGGGGTGGAACCCTCGTGCAGGGCGACGGCGAGGCCGGGGTGGTCGCGGGCGAGGTGGGCGATCGCCCGGGGGAGCAGCACCGCCGCCGCCGTCGGGAAGCCGCCGATCGACAGGCGACCCGCAAGACGGTCACGGAGACCGGCGAGCTCCTGCTCGGCGGCTTCGATCCGCGCCAGCACCGTGGTCGCGTGCCGGACCAGGACGGCACCGGCCGGGCTCGGGACCACACCACGGGCGTGACGGTCGAAGAGCGGGCTGCCCGCGGCGTCCTCCATCACCCCCACCTGGCGGGAGATCGCCGACTGCGTGTAGCCCAGCGATTCCGCGGCGGCGGTGAACGAGCCGGTGGCCGCAACCTCCCGGATCACCCGCAGCCCGACCAGCGTGAAGTCTGCCATCCCGTCAACCTAGGCATGAGCAGAGCGCATGGCAAACATGATTAACCATCGCTTGTCGTGCTGGCTCGACCGGCGCAGGGTGGAGACATGACAAAGGTTTGGTTCATCACCGGAACGTCGAAGGGCTTCGGCCGCGAATGGGCCGAGGCCGCGCTCGACCGCGGGGACAGGGTCGCCGCGACAGCGCGGGACACGACCCAGATCAAGGACCTGACCGCACGGTACGGCGAAGCTGTGCTCCCGATCGAGCTGGACGTCACCGACCGCACGCGTGCCTTCGAGGCCGTGCGCACCGCCGCGGACCACTTCGGCCGGCTCGACGTCGTGGTCAACAACGCGGGCTACGGCCACTTCGGCATGGTCGAGGAGCTGAGCGAGGACGACATCCGCGCGCAGATGGAGACCAACTTCTTCGGGGCGCTGTGGGTCACCCAGGCGGCACTGCCGATCATGCGGGCGCAGCGGTCGGGGCACCTGATCCAGGTCACCAGCGAGGGCGGCGTGATCGCCTACCCCGGTATCGGCGCGTACCACGCGTCGAAGTGGGCGCTCGAAGGGCTGACCCAGTCGCTGTACCAGGAGGTCGGCGCGTTCGGCATCCACGTCACCGACCTCGAACCCGGCCCGTACGCGACGGACTGGCTCCCCGGCGGTGCCCGGCACAGCGCCGAGAACCCGGACTACCAGCCCGTCCGGGCCGGGCTGAAGAGCGACTGGGATCTTGGTGACCCCCGCGCCACCAGGGCCGCGATCCTGGCCCTGGTGGACGCCGAGAAGCCACCGCTGCGCCTCCTGCTCGGCAAGTCCCTGGCCATGGTGACCGAGGACTACCGCAGCCGCCTGCAGACCTGGAACGACTGGCAGGACGTCTCGGTGCGCGCGTTCGGCTGACAGCTCAGGTCGAGCTGCAGGTGGGTGTCAGCCCACCGCTGCTGCCGGTGGCCTGGAAACCGAACTCGGTCGCCTGCCCGCCGCCGAGCCGGCCGTTGTGGGTGACGTTCGTGAACTGGACCGCGCCGCTGGTGCCGGTCCGGTTCGCGTTCCAGATGCCGGTGATGGTGGCGCCGGAGGGCAGCGTCAGGCCGACGGTCCAGGCGCTGGTCCCGGCCGCGCCGGCCGTGACCTGGACCGTGGCCACGAAGCCGCCGGTCCACGCGTTGACCGAAACCGTGGCCACGCAACCTCCGGAGGCCGGCGGCGGGCCACTGGAAGGCGGCGGGCCGCTCGAAGCCGGAGGGGGCGTCGAGCCGAGCACCGGCGTCGGCCAGTCACGCCACTCGGCCAGGTTCCCGGCTGCCCGGCTGGAGATCCGCATCGTGCCGGCCGCGTTTCCCGTCCCCAGCAGGTACTTCTGGATGTGCTGCTGCAGCGGCGTTCGCCACTCGGCCCGGCTGGCACAGTGCGTGCCGTCCGTGACGTCCGACCAGTAGGTGATGTTCGACCCGGCGCCGAGGGCCCGGTAGACCTCCGCACCGCCCAGTGCCGCCACACTCGCGGACTTCGGGCCCAGGTTCGCGATGTGCGGGTTGTCCATGACGAACAGTCCGCGCGGCGCGACCATCGCCACCGTCTCGTGGGTGTCCACGGGCAGCCGTGCCGGACTGCCGGTGAAGGTGCCGAACGCGTCACCCAGCCACGGCTGTTCCCCGTACGCGCTGCTCAGGCTCTGTGCGCCCTCGCCCGGGATCCCGCGGAAGATCGGCGCGCCGGCGCTGCCGGACTCGATCGGCATGGTCAGGGCGATCCGCTGGTCGAAGGCGCCGGTGACAAAGGCGCCCTTGCCGAACCGCGAGCACCCGGTGACACCGGTGGCGTCCGCCTTCAGGATGCTGCCGTTCGACTGCTCGATGACGTCGATGATCCGGCTGACGCCCCAGGCCCAGGCCATGAGCAGCCCGGTGCTGCTGGAAGCGCCGTAGATGCTGTAGAACGCGCCCTGTTTGTTGTTCCGCGGCGTGCCTTCCTTGCCCACCGCGTACGGGTCGTAGTTGATGACCGCGGCCCCGGCGGCCTTGATGGCGGCGGTGTCGGCGCCGAATCCGCCCAGGACGACCACGGCCGGGAACGGCCCGGTCCCGCTGGGCAGTTCGACCCGGGCGGAGAAGCTGGAGCTCTTTCCGTTGTGCGCCACGTTCACGGAGATGCTGCTGCTCGAGACCGTCCCGCTGACACTCGCGGGCTTGGCGGGCTTCTCGCCGTAGACGAACTTCTCGGCCAGCTTCTTGATCTCCGCCCGCCGGCACTGCCAGTCGGTGGCCGAGGTGATCCGTGTGCCGTTCAGCCGCAGGAACGGGTCGGGGAGCTTGGTGATGCTCGGCAGCGCGCCGGCCTCGGGAAGAGCCGGAACGGCGCAGCCGGCACCTTCGTCCTCCACGCCGGCGGCCAGGACGGCGGCCTCGGCGGGAGCGGTGACCGGTAGGAGCGTCGTCGCGCCGGCGACCGTGAGCGTTCCGGCCACGAGCATGACGATCAGGGGATGGATCCTGGGGCGGCCCGAGCTGGTGGTCACTGGGACCTCCTTCCGAAACTATCGGATGACAGCACGCATGGAAGCGCTCCCATGAGTGTTGAGCAAGCATTCATAGCTGTCAATCGATGGATGCCGGAGGTCCGAAACTTCCGGCGGTCAGCCGATGTAGGCCAGGGCGAAGCCCGCGGTCGGCACCCCGAAGACCACGGACAGCAGGGCCAGCTTGGTGATGGTCGGGCGCAGCGTGAGGATCGCGTACGCGGCCAGCAGCACCGGCACCATCACCAGTTGCGCCGCCAGGGTGGAGCGGGGGACCAGGACGTCGAGCGAGGCGCAGACGAGCGAGATCGCCAGCGCCGCACCCCACAGCACGATGCCGATCACATAGGCGAGACGCGATCCGAATCGGACAGCGAACGTCGTGTCGCCCGCACCGGTGTCGGCGGCCAGGTCGGTGACCGTGGTCGGCAGGTAGAGCGCCGCCGCGAAGAGCAGTCCGATCAGCCCGAACTGCCACGGGAAGTCCCACGGCGCCCGGGTGATCGACCAGCCCGCGGCCGGCGACACCACACCGACAACAACGGCGTTGACCACGACGTCCCAGCCCGGCCGGGTCTTGAGGCGCAGCGGCGGGACGCTGTACGCCCACCCGAGCACCAGCACACCCAGGACGCCGAGCACGAAGAGTGGGCCCACGAACAGTGCGCACGCGAGTGAGGCGGCGGCGATCACGCGGTACCAGCTGCGCAGCCGGGCGGCGGACACCGCGCCGGTGACCAGCGGGGCCGTGGCCTTGCGGGGGTTGGCACGG
Protein-coding regions in this window:
- a CDS encoding LysR family transcriptional regulator, translating into MADFTLVGLRVIREVAATGSFTAAAESLGYTQSAISRQVGVMEDAAGSPLFDRHARGVVPSPAGAVLVRHATTVLARIEAAEQELAGLRDRLAGRLSIGGFPTAAAVLLPRAIAHLARDHPGLAVALHEGSTPALLSRLRSGRLEVAVIGVGHGLQDYDLTGLRRHRLLDDDLRIAVAANHRLARRRRVTVADLRSETWIIGTGAQGDPQFGAWPTLRDARTGHAVREWPTRLGLVAAGLGITLLPGIAAASVPEGVKVVKVDDPDWGGRSCAAVTAQDPSPAAAAMVRALHDEAAVLADNQPA
- a CDS encoding UbiA prenyltransferase family protein, which produces MTTVRDRPAALLLAVSRPWFWPVSWVPAYLGTVLAGHAWLPARADTPRALVALLVLGPLIWGAVLAQNDLYDLSSDRANPRKATAPLVTGAVSAARLRSWYRVIAAASLACALFVGPLFVLGVLGVLVLGWAYSVPPLRLKTRPGWDVVVNAVVVGVVSPAAGWSITRAPWDFPWQFGLIGLLFAAALYLPTTVTDLAADTGAGDTTFAVRFGSRLAYVIGIVLWGAALAISLVCASLDVLVPRSTLAAQLVMVPVLLAAYAILTLRPTITKLALLSVVFGVPTAGFALAYIG
- a CDS encoding MBL fold metallo-hydrolase, encoding MTDFLVTRRRLLLSAGAGVLGVTVLNTVTGCTSDSPATPPASASPPSSLDWKRVDLTFVSAYLLIRGREVAIVDLGTGGSADAIEAALKGAGSSWDAVRHIVLTHQHPDHAGGLAGVPPKVGATLYAGAADVAAITSDKPLKPLNDGDEVFGLQIIGTPGHTSGHISVFDPSTGVLVAGDALRTSDGLAGSDPRYTADEGQAAASIRKLAALPVKTVLPGHGDPLTSGAADQLRKLAASLPS
- a CDS encoding SDR family NAD(P)-dependent oxidoreductase produces the protein MTKVWFITGTSKGFGREWAEAALDRGDRVAATARDTTQIKDLTARYGEAVLPIELDVTDRTRAFEAVRTAADHFGRLDVVVNNAGYGHFGMVEELSEDDIRAQMETNFFGALWVTQAALPIMRAQRSGHLIQVTSEGGVIAYPGIGAYHASKWALEGLTQSLYQEVGAFGIHVTDLEPGPYATDWLPGGARHSAENPDYQPVRAGLKSDWDLGDPRATRAAILALVDAEKPPLRLLLGKSLAMVTEDYRSRLQTWNDWQDVSVRAFG
- a CDS encoding glucuronyl esterase domain-containing protein, whose translation is MTTSSGRPRIHPLIVMLVAGTLTVAGATTLLPVTAPAEAAVLAAGVEDEGAGCAVPALPEAGALPSITKLPDPFLRLNGTRITSATDWQCRRAEIKKLAEKFVYGEKPAKPASVSGTVSSSSISVNVAHNGKSSSFSARVELPSGTGPFPAVVVLGGFGADTAAIKAAGAAVINYDPYAVGKEGTPRNNKQGAFYSIYGASSSTGLLMAWAWGVSRIIDVIEQSNGSILKADATGVTGCSRFGKGAFVTGAFDQRIALTMPIESGSAGAPIFRGIPGEGAQSLSSAYGEQPWLGDAFGTFTGSPARLPVDTHETVAMVAPRGLFVMDNPHIANLGPKSASVAALGGAEVYRALGAGSNITYWSDVTDGTHCASRAEWRTPLQQHIQKYLLGTGNAAGTMRISSRAAGNLAEWRDWPTPVLGSTPPPASSGPPPSSGPPPASGGCVATVSVNAWTGGFVATVQVTAGAAGTSAWTVGLTLPSGATITGIWNANRTGTSGAVQFTNVTHNGRLGGGQATEFGFQATGSSGGLTPTCSST